The following proteins are co-located in the Candidatus Woesearchaeota archaeon genome:
- a CDS encoding GNAT family N-acetyltransferase has protein sequence MFPLTITTVQDETDLALLLDFMRKQPQYYDHYEDWLFGKCQARMESGRYKPIIAISEGVVIGDSVYQFLPDGTVEIKNFRIDPHYQNRSLGRFLMRQVQVETEDAPMQLDVSIDNFEGVEFFIHQGFHIVKRDELYSPNRPDYLMRRSIN, from the coding sequence ATGTTCCCATTAACAATCACCACAGTCCAAGATGAAACAGATTTAGCCCTACTTCTAGATTTTATGAGAAAACAACCGCAGTATTACGATCATTATGAAGATTGGTTATTTGGCAAATGTCAAGCTCGCATGGAATCTGGAAGATATAAACCAATAATTGCAATTTCGGAAGGAGTGGTTATTGGTGATTCTGTTTATCAATTTTTACCAGATGGAACGGTTGAAATAAAAAATTTTAGAATTGATCCGCATTATCAAAATAGATCGTTAGGTAGGTTTTTGATGCGACAAGTTCAAGTAGAAACAGAAGATGCACCTATGCAATTAGATGTTTCAATAGATAATTTTGAAGGAGTGGAATTTTTTATACATCAAGGATTTCACATAGTAAAAAGAGACGAACTTTATTCGCCAAATCGACCAGATTATTTGATGCGTAGATCAATAAACTGA